A portion of the Acidihalobacter yilgarnensis genome contains these proteins:
- a CDS encoding sigma-54-dependent transcriptional regulator, with the protein MSGERILVVDDEPDIRRLLQEILEDEGYAVVVAANAAQARASIRRQVPDLVLLDIWMPEEDGVTLLKSWNAEKHAPFVVIMMSGHGTVETAVEATRQGALDYIEKPISLTRLLMTVRRGLDMGRAGRQMPPAGASRERAPQLVGSSAAMRALRARVELLAPRHEPVLAVGEPGAGRTTLLRVLHGSGPRPGGPLADLTEPVWAERFEASLETDGPSDFLDLLQAAEGGSLYLGELSRLTLDQQERMCELLDQPAVQAQGVRLLASLLGPEGLDDVVARGRMLGDLAAHFRVGQVRVPPLREHVEDVPELLQYHTDRLHQDEGLSYRHFTVASQNFLRYHHWPGNVAELRALVRLVLATGQTTEVEPSEAEDALRSLRLQADRALSDVPPGYGELFELSLKDARERFERAYLVHWLAEMGGNISRLAEHAGVERTHLYRKLRALGIEPRKERRKRP; encoded by the coding sequence ATGAGCGGCGAACGTATTCTGGTGGTCGACGACGAACCGGACATCCGGCGTTTGTTACAGGAAATTCTCGAGGATGAAGGTTACGCGGTGGTGGTGGCAGCCAATGCTGCGCAGGCGCGTGCATCGATCCGCCGTCAGGTACCTGACTTGGTGTTGCTCGACATCTGGATGCCGGAAGAGGACGGCGTCACGCTTCTTAAGTCTTGGAATGCGGAAAAACATGCGCCCTTCGTGGTCATCATGATGTCCGGCCACGGTACCGTGGAGACCGCTGTGGAGGCTACCCGTCAGGGGGCGCTCGATTACATTGAAAAACCCATTTCGCTGACCCGGTTGCTGATGACTGTACGTCGAGGCCTGGATATGGGGCGTGCTGGTCGCCAGATGCCACCCGCCGGCGCCTCGCGCGAGCGGGCCCCGCAGCTCGTTGGGTCAAGTGCAGCCATGCGGGCACTGAGGGCACGGGTCGAGCTGCTTGCGCCTCGCCATGAGCCAGTACTCGCCGTGGGTGAGCCGGGTGCGGGGAGGACGACGTTGCTGCGCGTCCTACATGGTTCAGGGCCAAGGCCCGGCGGGCCGTTGGCGGACCTGACCGAGCCGGTCTGGGCCGAACGTTTTGAGGCCAGCCTGGAGACGGACGGGCCGAGCGATTTTCTCGATCTCCTGCAGGCCGCCGAGGGTGGGAGCCTTTATCTTGGCGAACTGTCGCGCCTGACGCTGGATCAACAGGAGCGCATGTGTGAGCTGCTCGATCAGCCGGCAGTCCAGGCGCAGGGCGTGCGCTTGTTGGCGAGCCTGTTGGGGCCGGAGGGTCTTGACGATGTTGTGGCGCGTGGTCGGATGCTTGGAGATCTCGCAGCACATTTTCGCGTTGGACAGGTCCGAGTGCCGCCCCTGCGCGAACATGTCGAGGACGTCCCGGAGTTGCTGCAGTATCATACCGACCGCCTGCATCAGGACGAGGGATTGAGTTACCGGCATTTCACCGTTGCCTCGCAGAATTTCCTACGCTATCACCACTGGCCTGGCAATGTGGCAGAGTTGAGGGCTCTGGTACGACTGGTGCTGGCGACGGGGCAGACTACGGAGGTCGAGCCGAGCGAGGCGGAGGATGCCCTGCGGAGCCTGCGCTTGCAGGCGGATCGAGCCCTGAGCGATGTGCCGCCCGGTTACGGCGAGTTGTTCGAATTGTCGCTCAAGGATGCGCGCGAACGTTTTGAGCGCGCTTATCTGGTCCACTGGCTGGCGGAAATGGGCGGTAACATTTCGCGTCTGGCCGAGCACGCGGGCGTCGAGCGCACGCACCTGTACCGCAAGCTGAGGGCGTTGGGCATCGAGCCGCGCAAAGAACGGCGAAAACGCCCATGA
- the trkA gene encoding Trk system potassium transporter TrkA: MKIIVLGAGQVGGSLSHHLAKEANDITLVDTRADILHELQDRLDLRTVVGHGSHPDVLEQAGARDADMIVAVTNSDETNMVACQIAYTLFRTPTKIARVRANEYLAYTSLFAQEALPIDVLISPEELVTNYVQRLIEHPGALQVLDFADGKVSLVAVRAYYGGPLVGNELRTLAEHMPGIQTRVAAIFRRDKPILPQGDTIIEADDEVFFIAAKKNIRAITSELRKLDKSYKRIVLAGGGNIGKRVAERLEARYQVKIIEHNAGRARYLSETLDKAMVLRGDAADEELLLEENIEATDVFCALTNDDEANILSAMLAKRLGARKVMALINRPAYVDLVESGIIDVAISPQQVTLGALLAHVRRGDVVAVHSLRRGAAEAIEAVAHGDRRTSRVVGRRVDEIKLPRGTTIGAVVRGDEVLVAHGETIIEAEDHVILFLVDRSRITDVERLFQVDVTFL, from the coding sequence ATGAAAATCATCGTGCTCGGCGCCGGACAGGTCGGCGGTTCGCTGTCGCACCACTTGGCCAAGGAGGCCAACGACATCACGCTGGTCGATACTCGGGCCGACATACTGCATGAGTTGCAGGATCGTCTCGATTTACGCACCGTGGTGGGCCATGGTTCACATCCCGACGTGCTTGAGCAGGCGGGCGCGCGCGACGCCGACATGATCGTGGCGGTGACCAACAGCGACGAGACCAACATGGTCGCCTGCCAGATTGCCTATACCTTGTTCCGTACGCCGACCAAGATCGCACGCGTACGCGCCAACGAGTATCTCGCCTATACCAGCCTGTTCGCGCAGGAGGCACTGCCGATCGATGTGCTGATCAGCCCAGAGGAGCTGGTGACCAATTATGTACAGCGATTGATCGAACACCCCGGCGCGCTACAGGTCCTGGATTTTGCCGACGGTAAGGTATCGCTGGTCGCAGTGCGCGCCTACTACGGTGGCCCACTGGTCGGCAACGAGCTGCGTACGCTGGCTGAGCATATGCCCGGTATTCAGACACGCGTAGCCGCGATTTTCCGCCGTGACAAACCGATTCTGCCGCAGGGCGATACGATCATCGAGGCCGACGACGAGGTTTTTTTCATTGCCGCCAAGAAAAACATCCGTGCCATCACCAGCGAACTGCGCAAGCTGGACAAGTCCTATAAGCGCATCGTGCTCGCCGGCGGCGGCAACATCGGCAAGCGCGTAGCCGAGCGTCTAGAGGCGCGCTATCAGGTGAAGATCATCGAGCATAACGCGGGCCGTGCCCGTTATCTTTCCGAGACCTTGGACAAGGCGATGGTGCTGCGCGGCGATGCCGCCGACGAAGAGCTGCTGCTCGAAGAGAATATCGAGGCCACCGATGTATTCTGCGCCCTGACCAACGACGATGAGGCGAATATCCTGTCCGCGATGCTGGCCAAGCGCTTGGGCGCGCGCAAGGTGATGGCGCTGATTAACCGCCCGGCGTATGTCGATCTGGTCGAGAGCGGCATCATCGACGTGGCCATCTCGCCACAGCAGGTCACGCTGGGCGCATTGCTCGCGCACGTGCGGCGGGGCGATGTGGTGGCCGTTCACTCGCTGCGCCGCGGTGCGGCCGAGGCCATCGAGGCCGTGGCGCATGGGGATCGACGCACCTCGCGGGTGGTGGGGCGTCGTGTCGACGAGATCAAGCTGCCCAGGGGTACGACCATTGGCGCCGTGGTGCGCGGCGACGAGGTGCTGGTGGCCCACGGCGAGACGATCATCGAGGCGGAGGACCATGTCATCCTGTTCCTGGTCGATCGTTCGCGGATCACCGATGTCGAGCGGTTGTTCCAGGTCGACGTGACCTTCCTCTGA
- a CDS encoding sensor histidine kinase NtrY-like, whose product MPLDVRRLTNRAWPAVLLITLTLLSVLAMSGAVENSARFSRHYIWLLVFNTVVMLALATLIAANLYWAVRQARHQEPGARLTLHLVLLFILIALVPVSVVYFFSIRFLDQGIDSWFDVRIERALGDALDLGRGALNDRMHDLQRQTRNAAVGLSGASDLKLPVALVSLRAQLQASEVAVFGADDHIIAASTDPPGRVVPDLPPADALRHYRRDHRYVGLEPEGGHRLQIRVLVAIPAPPGSVEALQPPRMLQAVFQVPGRISELASQVQDTYDHYQELTFLRTPLKQSFVLTLSLVLMLSVLAAVWAALYSARRVVQPIRRLIDAIRRVAGGDLQAKLPLTRGDELGLVARSFNEMTARLLSGHEETERGRRQLERQRRYLQTVLEHLSSGVLTIDRNGVLRTANAAADHILETSLDPFHGRRLADLGSNTHLIYRLYQAIAERLIESADSWEQEVELFGENGRKILICRGARLPEQPGEGSIGGGSVIVFDDITALIRAQRDAAWGEVARRLAHEVRNPLTPIQLSAERLRRKLLPHVNASDARMLERSTDTIVQQVESMKQLVNAFSDYARAPVMQLSEVDFNAAVAEVIELYGAHPGISLVFSPADSVGLLYADPGRLRQLLHNLIKNAVEAVKDRVHGEVHVETSVTERADQPFVELRISDNGDGIPEPLRGQIFEPYVSGKAGGSGLGLAVVKKIVEEHNGLVWAEPRDGNGTCLVVRLPRWRAATGVV is encoded by the coding sequence ATGCCCCTTGACGTGAGGCGGCTGACCAACCGCGCCTGGCCTGCGGTGCTGCTGATCACTTTGACCTTGCTTTCGGTGCTGGCGATGTCTGGCGCGGTGGAGAATTCCGCAAGATTCAGCCGTCACTACATCTGGTTGCTGGTATTCAACACCGTTGTGATGCTGGCGTTGGCGACGCTGATTGCCGCTAACCTATATTGGGCGGTACGCCAAGCGAGGCACCAAGAGCCTGGGGCACGACTGACACTGCACCTGGTGCTGTTGTTCATTCTGATCGCACTGGTGCCGGTTTCGGTCGTGTATTTTTTCTCAATAAGATTTCTCGATCAGGGGATCGACAGTTGGTTTGACGTGCGCATCGAGCGCGCATTGGGCGATGCCCTCGACCTCGGACGTGGCGCGCTCAATGATCGCATGCATGACCTGCAACGCCAGACACGAAATGCCGCTGTGGGATTGTCCGGCGCTTCAGATTTGAAGCTCCCGGTAGCCTTGGTGAGTTTGCGTGCTCAGTTGCAGGCCAGCGAAGTAGCGGTGTTCGGTGCGGATGACCATATCATCGCGGCGAGTACCGACCCGCCTGGTCGCGTGGTACCCGATCTGCCACCGGCAGATGCCCTGCGACATTATCGGCGGGATCATCGCTATGTGGGGCTGGAGCCCGAGGGGGGGCACCGCCTGCAGATACGCGTCCTGGTAGCGATCCCGGCGCCGCCGGGATCGGTCGAGGCGTTGCAGCCACCACGTATGCTCCAGGCCGTGTTTCAGGTGCCGGGACGTATTAGTGAATTGGCCTCCCAGGTGCAGGATACCTACGATCATTATCAGGAACTGACCTTCCTGCGTACGCCGCTCAAGCAGAGCTTTGTGCTGACCTTGTCCCTGGTCCTGATGCTCTCGGTCCTGGCGGCGGTGTGGGCCGCGCTTTACTCCGCACGCCGCGTAGTACAGCCCATTCGCCGCTTGATCGATGCCATTCGCCGTGTGGCGGGTGGCGACCTTCAGGCCAAATTACCGCTGACGCGGGGCGATGAGTTAGGCCTGGTCGCTCGCTCCTTCAATGAAATGACGGCACGATTGTTGAGCGGTCATGAAGAGACGGAGCGGGGACGCCGCCAGTTGGAGCGTCAGCGGCGGTATTTGCAAACGGTGCTGGAGCATTTGTCATCCGGTGTGCTGACCATCGATCGTAACGGTGTGCTACGCACCGCCAATGCCGCCGCCGACCACATCTTGGAAACCTCGCTGGACCCCTTTCACGGCCGGCGCCTCGCAGATCTCGGTAGCAATACCCACTTGATTTATCGCTTGTATCAGGCCATCGCGGAGCGGCTCATCGAGTCGGCTGATTCCTGGGAGCAGGAAGTTGAGTTGTTCGGCGAGAATGGGCGCAAGATATTGATTTGTCGGGGTGCGCGCCTGCCGGAGCAGCCTGGCGAGGGGAGTATCGGCGGCGGTAGCGTCATCGTGTTCGATGATATCACCGCGTTGATCCGTGCCCAGCGCGATGCGGCATGGGGTGAGGTGGCTCGGCGCTTAGCGCATGAAGTACGCAATCCGCTGACGCCGATACAGCTCTCGGCTGAACGACTGCGGCGTAAATTGCTGCCGCACGTGAATGCCAGCGATGCGCGTATGCTGGAGCGCTCCACCGACACGATCGTGCAGCAGGTGGAAAGCATGAAGCAATTGGTCAATGCCTTCAGTGACTATGCGCGGGCGCCGGTGATGCAGCTCAGCGAGGTCGATTTCAACGCAGCAGTGGCCGAAGTCATTGAGTTATACGGGGCTCATCCAGGGATTTCGCTAGTGTTTTCTCCGGCGGATAGCGTCGGTCTGTTATATGCCGATCCGGGGCGTTTGCGACAATTACTGCACAATTTGATCAAGAATGCGGTGGAAGCGGTCAAGGACAGGGTGCACGGCGAGGTTCATGTGGAAACCAGCGTGACGGAGCGGGCGGATCAGCCCTTCGTGGAGCTGAGGATCAGCGATAACGGGGATGGCATACCCGAGCCACTTCGCGGCCAGATTTTCGAGCCGTACGTTAGCGGCAAGGCGGGCGGCAGTGGCTTGGGTCTTGCGGTGGTCAAGAAGATCGTCGAAGAGCATAACGGGCTGGTCTGGGCCGAACCGCGCGACGGCAATGGAACCTGTCTGGTCGTACGATTGCCGCGCTGGCGCGCGGCGACGGGGGTGGTATGA